A genome region from Baekduia alba includes the following:
- a CDS encoding YlxR family protein — translation MGCGTVRPKPELLRLVAVAGRVTVDPDATLPGRGAYVCGPECAQRAIERRAIGRALRGRAEISEDFVESTRLHGKEANP, via the coding sequence ATCGGGTGCGGGACCGTGCGTCCCAAGCCCGAGTTGCTGCGCCTGGTTGCGGTGGCAGGACGGGTCACGGTGGACCCTGATGCAACGTTGCCCGGGCGCGGCGCCTATGTGTGCGGCCCGGAGTGCGCGCAGCGCGCGATCGAGCGCCGCGCGATCGGCCGCGCCCTACGGGGGCGCGCTGAGATTTCCGAAGACTTCGTAGAATCGACACGACTGCATGGCAAAGAAGCGAATCCATGA